The DNA segment AAAATTAGAGGAAACAGGATAGTAGTTCATTAATGTCCTCCATGTATGTTTGCCAGCCCTACATCTGTATGCTAACTTGTAATGAACCTGTGGAATATATTCAGTTCTGTCTTTGAACTAGACTGCTCATTCATTTAGTAACCCCATGATCTTCATAGTTTGCCATGGAAGCCTGTTCATTACTGCTTTGATCTTAGCCTGTTGGTTGTTGCGTGTTTGCATTTTGACTCTGAGTTGGTCAGGTttggctcccaatatgaccaactcatttGGTTTGATTGACACCCCTTTATGATCTGATTTTGAGTTGAACTTAGGCTAGGAATTGGATATAGTTGTAGAAATCTAGGAGATCAATCAGAAATCAGTGTTAAGTTCAAGCTTTTATAGTTGGTAAGTTCAGACAAGTAAggcttagggtaatacagtaatatgccaGAGTTAAGGGGTAATTTTGGGAATTTAGTAGGATTTTAACAGGTTGTAAAGCTAAGGtctgcctaggggtcatttgttaAACTTAGTTTAATTGTCAGTGGGGTACATAACATGAGGGAATGGGTTTATGTGAATACTATAACCCCTcccatgactcttgattaaaacaaatagaacaagcatggggaacaatataGTGGGCATCAAGAAAAGACATTTAGGCATGGGGAATTAAGGAGTATGGGCAGAATAAAAGGCTGAAGGCATCAAGGCAGCTCGGTTGGCCTGCTATgcttataaataggctcatttagaaTAAAAAAAGGTTGTTGGACATTCAGTTTTcagagggtgaaaagaaaaagaaaaagcaaaaacaagGCTGGTCTTTCAACCTTTAGTAGGTCAGTCTATATTCAGAGTGATATAGAGTGAGATTGTGCTGGAATTTGAATATAATTTCTAGAGGCTACTGCTTTCTTGCATCTGGTTCCTTCTCTGCTTTGCCTGTACTTGTTTTGGTATTGCTGGGCTGCAAACTGAATTTCTTGCTTGGGTTTTTAAAAATCTGTTGCTGGGTTTTGTTGCTGTTGATTGCTGGtttctgttgttgttgtttgctgtGAATGCTACTGCTCGCTGatccttccttttcttcttctggCTTTCCTaataccaggtacaccactgatacactgtcaatgtaagctgaaagttGAAACATGGATATAAAAATGAAGAGTTAAAGTTgcctttttttgttttgaatttgtttcaGTTTGTATATTGAACATTAGGTTGTATATCAGTGGGttaatatcttctattaggaTAATGAAAGTAGTCATCATGTATAACTAGACATCACATATGGCAACTTAATGGCTCATTATCTATGTATGCTGGTAGCTAGAAAAGAAGTGATGGTGTAGTAAGCAATATCCTGATTCTTCAGTTATGTCTGTGGTTAGCATGTCTTCCAAATGTACGTTAAGTATTAAACTATCCGTTGCTAGATAATCTCACCTCATTTAGTAGGCTGCCTCGTTATAGCTTGCAACAATACCGTTAGAGTAGATAGCACAAGTTTACATTTCAGCCTTATAAATGTCGAGCCCGAGTCGCATGAACTAACCAGGCCTTTATCAGAAAAGAAGTGGCCCAGGTCCAGTCAATACTGTGTGCGCTGGGCCTGGGCCCATAATATCCAAACGACTGCCCATATACGCGTTCATGTTTCAGATTTTgcgaatcatattcggaacccaactataactaattcgtaagcatgtaaataaagctggaccctttttcttctttcattgttagagacaaacttaatagaaaacatagccactataggacgaccttttaaaataaaatgaggcgcgcctcgccaaataaattacACATCGctagggccctcaataaatatatAACCGTTGGTTAGACTTTGGAgttggccgtttagtgaatttccaCGGCCTTTcttctaaaataacaatacgttagtttctttaggacgcgtcttaattaatcttaccttcttaaatacgggtgtgcatttatgtgacccaaatccaaatctcaacggagtcggaatgtgtctctaatcacgggtacattgattgtgacgtggttcgagatgcgtgtccatgacgttgcaaattccttttaaaaaataagaatgagatgagcctcgccgaataaaaatacaaaattgcgggtcCCTCAGTAAAAATTTGCTTTATAATTGCTTAGattttgggatggaccgtttagcaaaatttcacggccctacccaaagtaaaggATACGATAGTCGCtctaggcgcacctttaataatttaattttcttaaactcgggtgcacatttatgtgacccaaatccaaatctcaacggagttgaaacgtgccaacaaccatgggtgcattgatgtgacgtggttcgagatgtatttccacaatgttgcaattcttgataaaaaaaaataataataataatgacaaaagcggtaaaaagttaaaacttgcacttgagctcataattataaaatcagataaacaagccgaatatgacagttgagcgaccgtgctagaaccacggaactcgggaatgcctaacaccttatcccgggttaacagaattccttatccggatttcttattcgcggactgtaatacatagtcattcttttcctcgattcgggattgaattggtgacttgggacaccctaaatctccaaagtggcgattctgaaataaataaacaaatcccatttcgattgtcctttaattggaaaaactccttcaccccttgcgggggcggaaaaagagAGGTGTGACAATCCTTtttatcttcaaatcttcaaggaaCTTTGTAACTTTTTCACCAATAAACCGCGGCCCATTGTTACATGCTATTTCTTTCGGTATTCCAAATctacaaattatattttttccatAAGAAATTGACCACTTCTCGTTCTCCATTCTTCTTATAAggacctgcttccacccatttagagaaatagtcagtcaaaattaaaaaaaaccttACCTTTCCAGGAACCGGTGGCTGCGGtctgacgatgtccatcccccatttcatgaatggccacggggACATGCCCGAATGTAAGGTTTCCACCGGTTGATGTATTAATGGTGGATAACACAATCATTTATCACATTTTTCGTACGAAATCTTTGGCGCCATGTTCCATGCAGGATCAGTAATATCCTTCCCGTCCCAACTTCAGTACCAAGGAATCTGCGCCCGAGTGGTTGTCGCATATCCCTTCATGAACTTCTCTCATGACGTAGTTAACTTCGGATGCTCATAAGCACCGGGCCAGCGGTCCTTGGAAAGATTTTCTATACAATTGTCCTCTCTTGAAGCTATATCGTGCAACTTTGGCGCGCAACACCTGTGATGCTTTGTGGTCTTCGGGCAACTTCTCGTGCTCGAGGTAATCAATTATTTCATTCCTCCAGTCCCAGACCAAACTAGATGAATTTACCTCATAATAACTATCTATATCCAGAACCAAGTTTGTCAATTGTACTACCACTCCAGATTCTGTTCCCTTTATTTCCATTGATGATCCCATGTTTTCCAATGCATCTGCTTGTGCGTTCTCCTCTCTTGGGATATGAGTAATTAACCACTCCCGAAATCATGCCAGCTTTATCACGTACTGTTGCATGCATTTTTCTTTAGTGTCAAAGATCCCATATACCTGATTTACCACCAGCTTGAGTCGCATTTGATTTCGATGACCTCAGAAACTCCTGcaatcaaagcttcatactctgcttcattgttagttaaaggGATCGTTCTGATGGCTTGCCTCAAAGTTTTCTCGAAGGCGTGATTAAGACTATTTCAAGTTCGGACCCTTTTACATTGGAAGCCCCCTTCCGTAAATAAGATCCAAACTCCCGATGTCGATTCCGACACCATAGCTCCTCCTTGGTTGCCGGGGGCAGCAGTCTCGGactaaaatcggccacgaagtcatCCAAGACTTGTGACTTAATTATAGTCCTTGATTTGTACTCAATGTCAAATGCACTCATTTCGACGGCCTATTTGGACAATCTCCTCGAGAGCTCGAGGCTTATGAAGAAAGATCAGCAAAGGAAAAGTAGTCACCACAGCTATCCGGTGACATTTGAAGTAGGGCCTCAGTTTCGAGCGGCTACTATGAGAGCTAAGGCCAATTTTTTCAAATGTGGGTAGCGAGCTTCTGCTCTTCTTAGAATTTTTATAACATAATAAATGGGAGATTTGTGTACCTTTGTCCTCACGGGCTAAAACCGCAACTTCCGAGACCGCGAGATAGACCAACAATGTTTTGCATTCTTTTGGTTTTAAGAGTAATAGAGGGCTTGATAAGTACCTGTTCAAATCCCTCAAAGCTTGTTGGCACTCTGGTGTCCATTCaaacatttttctttttgagcaaaaCGAAGAAATGATGACATTTTTTCAAAGATCGGGAAATAAAACTACTTAGAGTTGCCAGACTTCCCGTGAGCCTTTGGACTTCCTTTACGCTTGATAGTTGATCCAGGATGTCCTCAATGACCTTGATTTTGTGGGGGTTTACCTCAATTCTCCTTTGCGAGATCAGAAACCCTATAAACTTAATAGAACTAACCCGAGCACATTTATCGGAGTTAAGTTTCATGTTATGCTTCCTGAGGATATCAAAAGTTTCTTGCAGATGTTTGAGGTGGTCACCTGCATTCAATGACTTAACGAGTATATTgtctatataaacttccatagtttTTCCTGTCTGGCATTCAAATATCTTATTCACGAGCCGTTGATAAGTGGCTCCAGCGTTCTTCAACCCGAAGGGCATCATAATATAACAATATGTAACAAAATTCGTTATAACCGAAGTCTTTTCCTAATATTTTGGGTTTATCTTGATTTGGTTATGCCTGGAATAAGCATCGAAgaaactcattaactcgtgcCCAGCCgtggcatcaatcatttgatcgatatttggtagtgggaacgAGTCCTTCGAGCATGCCTTATTAAGATCTTTATGATCTACGCACAtagataattttttgttcttcttaGGAACTGCCACTATGTTAGTCAGCAGTCCAGATATCTTAGCTCTCAGATCAAACCAATGTTAAGCAAGCGGGTTATCTCTTCTTTGATGAATTTGTTCTTGGCTTTGGCAATAGGGCGTTTCTTTTGTCTTACCAGAGGTATGTTAGGATCTAAGCTTAGCATGTGCACTGCTACCTCCATCGGGATACTTGTCATATTCTCATGCGACCATGCAAAATAATCGGCTTTAAATTTAAGAAACTGAACAAAACCAGACTTGTGCTCCGGGTGCATTCCCGTTCCCAAATGAAACTTCCTTTTTAGGAATTCTTTGAACAATGCAACTGACTCTAGTTCTTCCACTGTGGACTTTGTCGCATCCGTCTCTTCTAAAACTTGGAAATATCTCGGTACCTAATATTGTTCCGATGATTCTATTCCCGGGCCAATTTTTTCTAGCTCGGGAGTAGGTACCGGTCCCTGTAAATGATATGTCGCGTGCTCCTTCCTTTTGTTACTAGAAACTAAAATTGCATTCATCTCCCATGTTGCTGGTTGATCTCCCTTTATCTACCTAATTCCTTCGGGAGTTGGAAATTTCAACAATTGGTGATACGTCGAGGGTACAACTTTCATCTCGTGTAGGCATGGCCTTCCCAAGATGATATTGTATCCCATATCACTATTTACTACTTCAAAGAGAGTTTTTTTCATTACTCTTTCTGCATTCGTGAGCAGCAAAATCTCCCTCCAGGTCGTTACTCTTGTGAGGGTTAAACCAGAAAGGAGCTTTGTAGCCAGAAGAATGCTTCCAGTGTGTTTAGCTTGCTCCAATACTCTCCATTATATGATATTAGCCGAACTTTCTAGATCCACTAAAACACGTATAATTATAAAGTCTAACACTtttaaagaaattaccaatgcatcattATGTGGCAACAACAATCCGTCTGCGTCCTCCTCCGTGAAAGTGATATCGTCTTCCCGGAGCCTTTTTCTATGAGTTATTGAAACTTTCAGCTTTTTTGCTACCGAAAAGGTGACCCCATTAATCTCATTTCCCCCGATGATCATATTGATCATTTGGCGTGGAGGTTATTCTCCTACTTTCGAGGGTTTCGCGTTATGTCGACCATAGTTGTTCTTAGCTCGGTCACTTAGGAATTCTCTGAGGTGACCATTCTTCAACAGCGTTGACACTTCTTCCTGGAGGTGTCGGCAGTCCCCTGTCCTGTGGCCATTTGTCCTATAGTATTTATACCATAGGTTAGGATCCCTCTGACTGGAGTTGGATCTCATTGGTCTTGGGAATTGTGCTTCTTTGATGTTTCTCATGGCTGACACTAATTCCATTGTATTGATGTTGAAATTGTATTTCAATAACTTGGGGTAAGAAGAATCCCGAGACCCTGGTGTCTCCTTATGCTATAACGACCTATTTTTCCACCCACAATCGGACATCTATGAAGGGTAAACTTGTCTGATGTTGGGGGGCCCCTACCACGACTTTCAGTTCATTCATATGACAAAAACCAGCCCCTTAAAGTTCGTCTATCCGTGTCGTAGTCATCTTTTGATttatctttattcttctcccGTCCTTTGGCCGATGATGGAAAGCCAACTTGATCATCTTTGATTATTATCTTTGACTCGTACCGGTTGTGGGCATCTGCCCAAGTCATTGCCTGAAACTCAAGCAAGCTTTCATTCGACTTTCGGGAAGCGTCTGAACTTCTCGGATTCAGTCCTTTAGTGAATGCTTCAGCCGCCCATTCATCCGGGACAGCTGGGAGAAACATTCTTTCCTTCTGGAAATGAGTGACGATTCGCGCAACAACTCAGACTCTCCCTATGGAATCCTAAATATATTGGCTTTTCGGGCTTGTTCTTTTCTGGCCCCGGCATGGGCCTTAATAAAGGAATCCACAAGCATCTCAAAGGAATCTATGGACTGTTGGGGTAATAATGAATACCACATCAGAGCTCCTCTCGTGAGAGTTTCTCCGAATTTATTTAGCAACACATATTCAATTTCACGAGGCGCTAAATCGTTTCCTTTTACTACCTTCATGTAAGTGGTAATATGCTCCTGAAGATCTGAAGTTCCGTCATAATTTTGGCACTTCAGGCATTTTGAACCGTTTTGGGATCAACTCTGGTGCCACACTCGGCTTATACGGCAATTGAGTATATTTCTTTGAATTCGGGCCCTTCATTACTGGTGGCACACCCGGAATTTGTTCCATGCGGCCATTTACTTCCCTCATAAATAATAAAAGTTTGCTCTTGAAAGGATCATTCTCGTTATTGAGACCAGATCTAGTCCCTCGGCTCTGTCGGAGCCAACCTCACCTTTGGGAGTGTTGTTGTCGACCTTCTGCATTGTTTGATTTGTAGGGACACCGGGAGGAATTTGATCTCATCTGTTTGCATTTTTAGAAGCACCCAATAGTGATTGCTTCAACTCATTCGTATCCTTATGGCCTAGGATGATCGCATGTTGCTCTTGTAAAACCCTTGACGCGTCAACAACATGTTCCTCATCAGCATCATCGGGATTTGCCTCCCGAGCTTGTCAAGGATACTACCTGTGTGGCGTCATTCTCCTCATTATGAGTATCAGTGATTGAGTCCTCAAAGTGACGCTGATCTCCTTGAATCTCGGGGTTGCGCGTGTTGTTAATGGTGTTATATgccatttcttatgatttttcttttttaagacAAAATAATCAAAGCACATTTGTAAAAATACAAGGATGAATTTAATTACATTACTGTGGTGGAAATATAGAACAAAACCTAGTCTGTGGAGCTCATTTATAAGTCAGAAGTATTGCAAAAAGATGAATTCAGTGGTAGTGCCATGGAGAAAAGGATCACATGTTTGGAGAAAGATGTTGGAGTGCAGAGACCTTGTTGAACACCTGATCATTTGGCAACCAAGGATGGGTTCTTCTTTGTTCTGGTATGACAACTGGATAGGCTTAGGGGCTTTGTATTTTTTGATTCCTCAAATTTTGGAGTTGATGAATCAGTCCATAATGTGTGGGATATGGTGGATGGAGGAGAATGGAATACACAAAGGCTTTATGAAATATTACCTGAAGAATTTGCAGAACACATCATAGTAAACCTTCAGCCACCTGCAGCTCAAGGAGTCTTGGATGTACCTGTTTGGAGTTTGGAATCAAAGGGTCAGTTCAGTGTTAGAACAACATGGGAGTATGTGAGGAACAGAGCTGAACCAATGTCAGCTTATAAGAAAATTTGGGTGAAAGGTCTGCCATTTAAGATAGCCTTTTTCATGTGGAAAGTATGGAGGAACAAGCTGCCATTGGATGAGTTTTTCAGAAGACTTGGCTATCAGATGGCATCTAAGTGCTGGTGTTGTGCAGATCCTTTGGAGGAAACAACACAACACTTATTTTTTACATCATATGCTGCAAACAAAGTATGGAGGTATTAccttgggcatgctggtattgTAACAGAAGGACTCACACTACACCAGGCAATTATCAAATGCTGGACTACAGATGTAGTACCTCGACTGAAGCCAATTTTGCAAGCCTTGCCATCAGTCATAGTATGGGAATTATGGAAGAGGAGAAACAGTTATAAATATGGAGATGCAGTCACTATTAACAGGGTGGTGTACCAGATCTCTTCTACTCTGTAGTCATTGATTAAAGTAAGGAAGCCAGGAATTAGTCAGGTTTCTCATAGGTGGCCAGATATGTTGAAGATGATGGAGCAGTTCACACCAAATCTCAGGTATACAAAGGTGAATTGGGATTTTCCAGAACAAGGTTGGGTGAAAGTCAACACAGATGGAGCTTCAAGAGGTAATCCGGGAAGGAGTTCAATTGGTTTTGTCCTTAGAAATAAGGAGGGTGATGTCATGTATGCATGTGGCAAGGAGATCCAAGAGGGCACAAATTCAATTGCTGAAGCTAAAGCTATCTCTAAGGCTTTGAAATTATGTGTACAGCATGACTATGTCTTGATTGACTTGCACACAGACTCTATGGTGCTGCAGAAAGTGATTACAGGAGAATGGAAGCCCCCTTGGGTCTTGGGAAGTCTGGTAGAGGAGATTATGGATTTGATGAAGAGGGATAATGTTAAGATATCTCATACACTCAGAGAAGGAAACAAGTTAGCAGATCACATTGCAAATTATGCCCTGGACAATGGCCTGTTGGAGTGTTATggatttgaagatttggatgTTCAGGGGAGAAAGTTGGTGAACTCTGATAAATTACAATGTCCATACATAAGAGTCTCAGCTTCAAGGAGATAGGAAGAGGTGGAGGAGCTACATCACCTGCAGAGGGGGATCAAAGGAGTCTGTATAAACATCATCATACTCAAATCCTTTTGGAGGAGAGTATGATGAGATTTTTATctaaaaaaattttctttttttctttttttgcaggTACAAATGTTGCAGCTATGTTTTGGATCTTGAGGGAAATTTTTATGGTGGTATTAGTTCTTTGCACTCAGCCCAGAGAAGGAAACTCAAATCCAAACATAGCTACAgaagaaaatcagaaatttcTGATGTCACTGAAGGTTTTCAGCAAATATAAGGTCACAACAGGAGTTTTAAAGCCCAGAATGTCTAATCGAAATGGGTTACCTGATCTTGGCTATGTCAACAGCAGGGGGGTACACTTATTAGAGGGGATAGGAGCATGGAGTGCATGTAGAAGGAAGGATCAGGTGGAGGAGCATTTCAGCAGAACAAGCAGGGTCCAGACTCTTAATCTGGTTTTGAGCAGCAGGGCATTCTCAGGGATAGGGAGTAATATGGGAGTTCAGGGGTTGGAAGGAAGGGGTCTAATCTGGGGATCCACAGCAAGAGAGGGAGTAGTAGACACACATTGGGATTCAGGGAGCCAGGCAGGTGCTAGAGGAAAAGGAATGGTGACAGAAAATGAAAAGGTGAGGAAAAATGAAGTGCAACAGCATAGCAGCTGCAGGTTATCTGTATGGCCTCAAGAAGTACAGGATACCTTATCATATGATTTGGTGTTGTCTGAACGTAGTAGAGGGATGATATTAGGGTGCAAGGAGCAGGTAATGAGGAAGGGTAAGGAGATAGGCAGAAAAACAGAATATACTCCAAGAGAAGATGGGGAACAAATATGCTACTATGATGAACATCATGCTCAAATCCTGTTGGAAGAGAGCATGATGAAGCTTATTTCTAACAAAGTGTTCTTTTTTGCAGGAATAGTCTCTAGGCCCTATTGTTCACTGAAGTTCTTACTAGTGGTATTGGTGATTTTCACCCAACCTAGTGGAATGAAGGTAGAAATAGGATACAACCTAGAGGAACCAAGGTACAAAATTCAGACATCAAGCAACAGGACATATAGATCATTATGGCCCATTAAGTCAGGGGTGCACAGCATAAAAAAATTCACAAGGAAAGGAAAACTACAAGCAATCGAGAAAAGAAGCACTCAAATGGTTGGGGTCACACCTGAACATACATTATGGATAGTTGAGGTACATAAGATCAACAGGATGAAACAATCGTGGACACCATACAGTGGGAATTGGTTAGCAGATCTTCAGTTTACATGGATTTTACACGACCTTATGAGGAGCTTGCTGCTGGTGGTATTAGTACTTTGTACTCAGTCCAGCACAAGTGAATTATGGGGTAGTGTAATTACAGTTCAGGAAGTCATAGGTACTCAGTCATTAAGCTGGTACTGTTCTCGACTTTTGGACTACATCAGAAGAAACATTCAGGAAATGGAGCTCATGCAATGCTCGCTGCAACTGAAATGGACAAGGCAAGGCACAAGGCAACCTTGGATAGGTTTTTCAAACAGGAGGGGATCAACAAGGAACAAGAATACAGCACATCAACACAACAGAAAATGCAAAGAAGGAATTCAGAAGTGGAAATCAAGCAGACATATCATAATGGCGGAGGAAAACTACAACAAAGTAGAGGCAGATGGACGCGAAAAGGTGGAACACTGTTACATTGGTAATGATCTCAGAAGGACATTTTGGCACTCACCCTTGATCTGGATATCATTTACAAATATGGCTAGATTAGTTACAAATTTTGTGATGCCAATGTTGAATTCACTACTCAATATTGGCAATAAGATTAATGTAATcttcatttgttattattttcataGCTTAAGACCTCCTGACAAATTCATtgtattctttttattttatgaatAAAACCTAGCCCTAGGCCATGCCTAGTGGATtgcttaaaaaaattaaattactatCTAGGCCCTATGGTGGGAACCAAATTGTTTACCCATAAAATGATACAGTTAAATTCATATGTGATTTCTAGACAAGTAAACTAATTTGATccggaaataataaaataattgaagaatGATATTATACTTAGCCATAGAATGTagataaaatagcagaaataatgATTCCTGGAACAATATTTCCGAGCGCAACAATGATGAGGTCAAAAGTAAGAAAGTAAATGATATTAAGCATTGTATAGAATGTAGCGTAAGTTATCCAGAAAATTCGTGtctgtcatgacccggattttccaccctcgggagttgtgatggtgcctactcgtgaaagctaggcaagccaactattaggGTTCTACACAGTAACAATCAATCCCAAATAGTTATAAATAGAAACTAAAGTGAAACAGTTGATAAATGCGGAAGAGTTATAACATGACCAAATAATCCAATACAAGTCTACCCACGGAtatggtgtcacaacttcacaaacATCTACGAGTTACTATAAATACTGGTCTAAAAAGAAAGTACAATTATTTTCGGAAAAGAAATGAGACAGCAGAAAGCTAAACAGGGAAGGGGGACTTCAGGCTCTACGGACACCAACAGATCTACGTTAGTCTCCCTGGGCTGAAGGCAACTACCTCAGCTACTCACCGGGCCCGGTATCAAAATCTGcataaaagagtgcagagtgtagtatcagtacaaccgaccccatgtaatgagtaagtatcgagcctaacctcggcaaaataGTAACGAGGCAAGGACACGACAATCATAtatacctgtgcagttaaatcatatacatacaTAATCATCATAACGAAAATCAATAGAGTAAGTGGAAAGGGGACATGCTGCTAGGAATAACAGGTTCTAACAATAAACCAGTAAAGAAGCATCAATAAAGAAGCATGGTGAACATACTATCTatatcaacaagaataatgaaacgGTAAcacatgcacggcatcacccttcgtgcttttactctcgtcctcaccatatgaaacaacagaaatgacacggcatcacccttcgtgcattacctcatataatcatggcacgacatcagccttcgtgcattacctcatataatcatggcacgacattacccttcatgcattattcctcataatatcggcacgtcatcacccttcgtgcattaactcacaaatcatggcacgacatcacccttcatgcattaacactcataatatcggcatgacatcacccttcatactttacactctctcacaatatcatgcacagcatcacccttcgtactttacactctgcctcacccaaataatagaaaacaatatgtcccggcaagggaatcaacaatatcaactataacgtcccggtaagggaatcaacaatatcaacaataacatcccggcaagggatccaattataaccaatctcgttttcaACAATTACTTTACAAAACGAAACTCAACTTGACCCAATGCTCAACAATAGTCAATTACCATGGAACTTTCATAAACTTGGTTTATCAACTTTCATAAGCTTTGTTCATCATTAGTAGCATCAATTTGAGCATGATCGGTACATAATAGATTCACAAAaatcatgatataagactcacgggcatgtttgacaccaatgtatagatactcgtcaccacacctactCGATACAAACACTTAGAAAATAAACCATAACTCTTattcccttaagctaaggttaggccaaacacttacctcgattccacggacaaattaagcctcaactaccgcctTACCCCTCGGCTCCACTtccaatttgcttgtatctaatcacaatatacttaataacattaatatatgctaaaaacccaattctaatgcatgaaaatagattttcccttgttttccccaaaaagtcaaaaatcaaccccgagCCCGctgggtcaaaacccgaagttcgaaccaaaccccaatcacccattcactcaagaactcaaatatgtaattagttttgaaatcggacctcaaatcgaggtccaaatcccaaaaaattaaaaattctaacttctacccaaaaacacctaatttcccatggaaaaccctagaatttgaaACGAAACCATGAAATAAGAT comes from the Nicotiana sylvestris chromosome 4, ASM39365v2, whole genome shotgun sequence genome and includes:
- the LOC138889740 gene encoding uncharacterized protein, with protein sequence MVDGGEWNTQRLYEILPEEFAEHIIVNLQPPAAQGVLDVPVWSLESKGQFSVRTTWEYVRNRAEPMSAYKKIWVKGLPFKIAFFMWKVWRNKLPLDEFFRRLGYQMASKCWCCADPLEETTQHLFFTSYAANKVWRYYLGHAGIVTEGLTLHQAIIKCWTTDVVPRLKPILQALPSVIVWELWKRRNSYKYGDAVTINRVVYQISSTL